The Streptomyces sp. NBC_00162 sequence GGACGCGGACCGCCTCGCTGTCCGCGGTGATCAGCCGGGTGGCCTCGATCCCGTCCATGCCGGGCATCCGGATGTCCATCACCACGACGTCCGGGCCCAGTTCGCCGGCGAGGCGGACCGCCTCGGCGCCCGTCCCGGCCTCGCCGACGACTTCCAGGTCGGTGGTGTCGGCGATGAGCACGCGCAGGCCGGACCGGACCAGCGGCTGGTCGTCCACGAGCAGGACGCGGATAGCCTGTGCCACGGGTGCGCCGGTCATCGGAGCTCCTCCGCCGCGGCCGCGGTGACGGGCAGCGGGAGGGCTGCCTCGACCCGGAAGCCGCCGCCGGGGCGCGGCCCGGCGCTGAACCGGCCCTGCAGCAGGCCGACCCGCTCGCGCATCCCGGTGATGCCGAATCCGGACCGCTCGAATCCGGACCGCCCGGCGCCGCCCGGCGTGCCGCGTCCCTCGTCGACGATCTCCAAGGTCAGCTCCTCGGCCCCGTGCCCGATGGTCACCCGGCAGTGCCCGGTGCCGGCGTGACGGACCACGTTGGTCAGCGCCTCCTGCACGATCCGGTACGCCGACAGGTCGATGTCCGGGGGCAGTTGACGCTCCGCACCCTCCCGGCGTATCTCGACGCGCACTCCGGCGTCGGCCGTGGTCCGCACCAGTGCGTCGAGGTCCGCGAGGCCGGGGGCCGGGCCGAGCGGCGCCTGCCCGTCGCCTGCGTCGGGCTGGGCCTGGCGCAGGGCGACCAGGGTGCGGCGCAGGCCCGACAGGGTCTCGCGACTGGTGGCCTCGATGGCCCGCAGGGCGGCGCGGGCCTCGGCCGGCTGGGTCTCGATGACCCGGCTGCCCACCCCCGCCTGGATGGCGATCACGCCGATGCTGTGGGCGACCATGTCGTGCAACTCACGGGCGATGCGCAGCCGTTCGGCGGTCACGGCCTCGGACACCTCCTTGCTGCGCAGGTCGACCGTGTGCTCCCGGCGTTCGCGGATGACGAGGCCGGTCAGGTAGACGGCGCCCAGGGACAGGAAGGCGATCAGGCTCGTGCTCATCAGGTCATAGGGCCCGCTCGTCAGCAGCGCGATGGCCGGGCACTCCACGACCAGCACCAGGACGACGGCGATGATCCCGGCGCGGCGCGGGCGGGTGGCGACGATGACACCGACGACGAGGTCCGACGCCAGGAAACCCAGGAGCCGGCCCGGGGTGTGGTCCCTGGCCGCCCCCGCGACGAGCGCGCCCGCGAGGAGGGTCAGTACCAGTGCCACCATGGGCCGGCGGCGCAGCAGTCCGGCGAGCGGGGTCAGCGCGAGCAGCAGCACCGCCCCCAGGAGCGGGCCGGCGGCGTCGGGCACCCCGCCGATGAGCAGGCCCACGACGAGGAGGTGGAGCGCGGCCCCGCCCCAAGTCCTGAGGCCCGCCCCGCGTTTCGGCATGGGGATGGTCGCGGCGTTCGTTGAATCGTCCATGCCGTGACCGTAACCAGCGGACCCGGGCCCGTGCATCGGCCCCCGGATGTACACCCCCGGGACGGTGCGCCCGTGGCATTGCCACCGCCCGTCCGATGCGCGCCGGCGGCCCGCCCGGGCAGGCTGGGCGCGTGATCGAGGTCAGGGAACTCACCAAAGTGCACGGCGCCACGGCTGCCGTCGACCGGCTGTCCTTCACGGCCGGGCCCGGCACCGTCACGGCGCTCCTCGGACCGGCCGGGGCGGGCAAGACCAGCGCGCTCCGGCTGATCCTCGGGCTGGACTCCCCCACGGCGGGCACCGCCGCCGTGGGCGGCGTCCCGCTGCGGGGCCGCCCGCGCAGCCCGCACCAGGTCGGGACCCTGCCGGAGCAGGCCGCCCTGCCCGGCCGGAGCACGGCCGCCGCGCTGCTGAAGACACTGGCCCGCCGCCACGGAACCGGGTCGGGGCGGGTCGCCGAGGTGCTGGCGGAGACAGGCCTGGCGCGGGAGCCTCGGCGGCGCGTGGGAACGTACTCCCCGGCCATGCGGCAGCGGCTGCGCATCGCCGCCGCCCTGCTCGGGGATCCCCCGGTGCTGCTCCTCGACGAACCCCTGGCCGGTCTGGACGCCGAGGGCCTGCGGTGGGCGCGCCGGCTGCTCCGGGCATGGGCCGCCGAGGGCCGGACGGTCGTGATCACCGGCGAGCGGGCGGCCGAGATCGCGGGGACCGCCGACCGGCTGGTCGTCCTCGGCCGGGGCCGGCTGGTCACCACCCTGTCCGCGGCGGAGTTCGCCGCCCGGCACGCCACGAGCCGGGTCGTGGTGCGTACGCCGAGCGGCGCCGAGCTGGCCGCCGTGCTGACCGGCGAGGGCGCGACGGTCGTACGGTCGGGCGCGGCGGGCCGCGAGCAGCTCGCCGTGACCGGTACGACGGCGGAACGCGTCGGCGCGCTCGCCATCGAGCACCGGATCGTGATCCTCGAACTGGACACCCGGCCGCCCTCGCCGGAGGAAGCCCTGCAGGAGCTCACCGGCGGCCTATAGCGTGGGCTCATGGACGAGTTCGACGGAGTGGAGATCATCGCCTTCCCGGACGCCGAGGCGTTCGAGGGCTGGCTGGCCGAACACCACACCCGCCACGAGGGCGTGTGGATCAAAGTGGCGAAGAAGAAGTCCGGCATCCCGTCGGTGAGTGATGACGAGCTCGTCGACACCGGTCTGTGCTACGGCTGGATCTCCGGGCAGCGGCGGGCCCTCGACGCGACGCACTACCTGCAGAGGTACGTGCCGCGCCGGCCCCGGAGCCTGTGGTCGCAGGTGAACGTGGACAAGGTCGCGATGCTGACCGCCACGGGGCGGATGCGCGAACCGGGACTGGCCGAGGTGCGCAGGGCGCAGGCGGACGGACGGTGGGCGGGGGCCTACGAGTCGCAGAAGACGGCGGCGGTCCCGCCCGACCTCGCGGCGGCGCTCGAGGCGAACCCGGCGGCCCGCGACGCGTTCGAGGCCCTCGACAGGACCGGCCGCTACCTGGTGGCGCTGCCGCTGCTCCAGGCACTCACCCCGGGGACGAGGCAGGTCCGGCTCGACCGCGCGGTGCACATGCTGGCGACGGGCGAGCGGGCGTAGGAGTGCGTACGAGGGCGTAGGAGGCCGTGGAAGGGCGTGGAAGGCATCGGGCCCGGCTCCCCCGAGAGGGGATCCGGGCCCGATGACCGGGAGCGGGACGCGGGTCAGGAACCGGCGTTCTTCGCTGCCTTCTCGGCCTTCTCTGCCTGCATCTCCTTGATCCGGACCGCTTCCTTGCGGACCTCGGCCTGGGTGGCGCGCTCGCGCTCGAGCCAGTCGGGAGCTTCCTGCTTCAGTGCCTCGATCTGCTCGGTGGTGAGCGCCTCGGTGACCCCGCCGCGGGCGAGACCGGCGATGGAGACACCGAGCTTCGCCGCGACCACGGGGCGGGGGTGCGGACCGTTGCGCCGCAGTTCCACCAGCCACGCGGGCGGGTCGGACTGGAGGGCGTTCAGCTCGGTGCGCGAGACGACACCCTCCTGGAACTCAGCGGGGGTGGCCTCGAGGTACACACCCAGCTTCTTTGCCGCGGTCGCGGGCTTCATCGTCTGGGTGCTCTGGTGCGACGTCATGGTGTCAAGAGTATCGAGCGTGTGCGCTACCTCCGACCACGACCGGTAACCTGGCGGGGTGACAGGCTCGGAAGTACCCCATTCGTTCCGGCTCGCTTACGTCCCCGGGGTGACACCCACCAAGTGGATCCGGATCTGGAATGAGCGACTGCCCGACGTCCCGCTGACCCTGGTCGCGGTGTCCCCCACCGAGGCGTTCGGCGTGCTGCGCGACGGCGATGCCGACGCCGGTTTCGTACGGCTCCCCGTGGACCGGGACGACCTCAGCGCGATCCCGCTCTACACCGAGACCACGGTCGTCGTGATCCCCAAGGACCACCTGGTGGCGGCGGTCGAGGAGGTCTCCACGACGGATCTGGCCGAGGAGATCGTGCTGCATCCCCTCGACGACACCCTCGGCTGGGAGCAACTGCCGGGTCGGCCCGCGATCGAGCGTCCCGCGACGACCGCGGACGCCATCGAGCTCGTGGCGGCGGGGGTGGGCGTACTCGTCGTCCCGCAGTCGCTCGCGCGCCTGCACCACCGCAAGGACCTCACCTACCGGCCCGTCACGGACGCCCCCGAGTCGCGCGTGGCGCTGTCGTGGCCGCAGGAGGAGACCACCGACCTGGTGGAGCAGTTCATCGGGATCGTCCGCGGGCGGACCGTGAACAGCACCCGGGGCCGCCCGGCCGCCGCCCCGCAGCCGAAGGCCACCGCCAAGGCGAAGGCAAAGGCGAAGGCCAAGCGTCCGGACACGGGCGGCGGCGGCACGCCGCGCAAGCCCGCATCCGGAAAGCCGGCCGCCCGCAGCCCCAAGGGCGGCAAGGGCGGCAAGCCCCGCCGCCGCTCGTAACCGGACCGGCCCGCTCAGGGAGCACCCGGGCGGCGGCGCGATCCACGGAGCGCGGCGCGAGAAGGAAGCCCGCGACGGCCGGGTCTGGCGGACGCCGATCCCTTCGCGGTGTATGCAGGGAGGATGGATCTCCGGCCGCCGCTCGCGTCCCACCCACGGTCCCGGCAGGTGCGCCACGCACAGCTGGCGGTTCCGTTCGCGCTGATCGCCCTGGTCACGGTGGTCGACGTGCTCGCCCCGCCCGATGTCCACCTCGGACCGTTCCTGGTGGCCGCACCGGCTCTGACCGCCTCGTTCGCCGGGCCGTGGGTGACGGGGTTCGTCGGCCTGGTGGCCGTGCTGGCCCAGACGGTGGTGGCGATGGTGCGCACCACCCTCACCGATCTGAACCACACCTTCCAGATCGGCGCGCTGATCATGATCTCGGTGTTCGTGACCCTCTTCGCCCACCTGCGGGAGGTGCGCGAGCGGGAACTGGTCCAGCTGCGGTCCGTGGCCGAGACCGCCCAGCAGGTGGTGCTGCGGCCGCTGCGCGACCGGATCGGTCCGCTGGGCGTGGCCTCCCTGTACCTGGCCGCCGCGGCCGAGGCCCGGATCGGCGGGGACCTGTACGCCGCCGCCCGGACGGCCACGGGGACCCGGCTGATCATCGGCGATGTCCGCGGCAAGGGGCTGGAGGCGGTCGGGGACGCCGCGCTCGTCCTCGGCGCCTTCCGGGCCGCCGCCCACCAGGAGGCCGGCCTGCCGGGGCTGGTGGCCTATCTGGAGGCGGCGGTCTCCCCGGACCTGGACGACTCCGGGGACCAGGGCGAAAGCTTCATCACCGCGGCCGTCCTGGAGATCCCCGACGAGGAGCCGGTCCTGCACCTCGTCAGCTGCGGTCACCCGCCGCCGCTGCTGCTGCTCTCGCGCGACGGCCGGGCCGTCCCCTCGACGTGGACCATCCCTCGCCGCCGCTGGGTCTGGCCGGTCTGGTGGAATCCGCCGTGACCGTGCAGACCTTCGCCTTCACGGCGGGGGACGTCCTGCTCCTTTACACGGACGGGGTCTTGGAGGCACGCGACGCGGCGGGGACGTTCTACCCCCTCGCGGAACGCGCGGCCGCCTGGTCGGGCACCCACCCGCGCGCCCTTCTGGACCGGCTGTGCGCGGACCTGCTGTCCCACGCGGCCGGCAGCACCCTCGGCGACGACGCCGCGATGGTGGCGATCGAGAGGCTCCCGCAATAGGAGCAGGCTCGCCCTGTCGCGTTTGCCAGAATCTGATCATGCTGAGCATCGGAACGATCGTGATGGGCGCCGCGGACGTACGCAGGGCGGCGGAATTCTGGGGCCGGGCGCTCGGGTACGTCCCGCGCGACGGCGAAGTGGCCGACGGCTGGACCGTCCTGGTCCCCGCCGACGGCACCGGCCCGGGCCTGGCCCTGGGCCGCAGCGTCTCACCTGTACAGGAGCATCCGCGGGTCCACCTCGACCTGTACGCCGCGGACGCGGCGGAGCAGGAGGCGGAGGTGTCGCGCCTGGTGTCCCTGGGGGCCCGGCACGTCGACTGGGACTCCTACCCCGAGGACCCCGATTTCGTGGTCCTGGCCGACCCGGAGGGCAACCGCTTCTGCGTCATCGACACCAGCCACGGCTGAGACTTGAGGGATCAACAGGCCGGATTACCGGCGTTCGTACAGGTCAAGGCAGGTCAAGGCAGGTCAAGGCTGCTCGGTTTGGCTCGCGGGGAGCCAAACCGAGAGCCACACCGACTTGCGTGAGCTCGTCCGCCGCGTCTCCGTCGCTGAAGATCTCGTCCATGGCTTCGGCACCGGCATCGATAACCGGGCGCAACTGCGGGACCGCGCGAGAGGCCGAGGGTCAGGGTCAGAGCAATGTCTCCGGCGGGGGCGCTCAAACTCCGGGACGGAGGGGGCTCGTTCTGCGGCTGCGGGCCGGTTTGTGGTGGGGGGTGGGGGGTGGGGGGCTGTCATCCCGTCTGCCGTCGACCCGGGCAAGCCACAGCAGACCAGGCTTCTGGGGCCCATCCTGCGGCGAGGAATCTCAACCTCGGGTGGCCGGCCTCTATCAGGCCACCCCCATTTGCCCCCTCGACATCCCCGCTCGGGACGTCTCCGCGCCGATCGGGTGATCTGGATTCATCAAGGCTAAGGGTCGGGACCGGGCACCGGACCGGGGTCAGGACCCGCATCAGGGCTCGGGTCAGGACTGGGGTCAAGACCTGGGTCCGCAGAAGCGACTCCATGTCGCGGCATTGCATAAATGAGCGTGAGGATCGTAGGCACAGGCATGATCAGTACGATAGCGACGGTTATGAACGCGACGGCTCCAGGAATTGGATTCCAAAAACTGGTGGGCGTACTTGTGATAAATCCGATCGCCCCAGTTCCTACGATGGCATAAGAGACGGCACCGGTAAAGGCGACCGATAGGGCAAGGCTGGAAGGCTCGCCAGCATTCGTCTCTGCTTGCGCACAAGTTCGCTGCTGTTGCCAAGCTGCCCCTATCATCGCGGCGCCGACAAGCAGCACATAGACTGGCGAAATCCACGTTGCCCACCATGGCTTCGGCCGGTCATGGAAGGCGACGTTCACATAGTCGTGAGCGACGGTTGACAGCAGAATTACGGTCATGACCGTAATTCCATACACAGACCTTCGGAGGAGACGCTCCACGATCCGCATTGCCTCGATGTGTCCGAGCACGGATTGCTCTGGTGTTGCGTTTCCTTGGTTCTCGATATACGCGGCAAGCAGCCAGGATATGCCGCTAATCACGGCAACGGTACCTACGACGAGCATTCCGCTGGCTATGAGAGATTCGGTCCACACCCTGCCACATGCACCTTCAGCGATATCCCCGGTAAGAATCGAAAATGAGTAACTATCAAGACCGAGGACGATGAAGCCCGCAATGAAGAGTCGCAGCGTTGCTACCCGGAGTGTACTGATTTTTCCCTCGGTAAGGACCATGACGATTCCAGCAAAGACGAAACCGGCGAGCACTCCTGCAAGCTGTGAATTTGCTGATGCCGATTCGACCGGGCTCCACCCAGTTCCAATGCATGTACCTCCCGGCGGAATCACAGCGCACCCTGAGATAGGCACGGGAGTTCGGGGTTGCTCTTCCTCGCAGTCATGCATGTGAGATATCAACGATTGGCGCTGCGGCATAGGGTGGCGGACTCTGGCGCTTCGGCAGACCAGTAAGCCCACCCTGCACCGCCCGCGTCGACCGGCTAGGCAGGACGGGACCGTCATACGGCACCGAAGTACCGCAACCACAGCAAACGATCCTCTCTGGTCGGCCTCGACCCGAGGCAGCTCCATCCGCGTCCGGCTCCGGGGCGAGACGGTCCTCTGGTCCGACGTGATGTACCCGGGCCTCGATGGCAGGGCAATCGAGGAGGTTCACGTCCGCCTGGGGCAGTACCTGGGCGAGGTCGAGCGAGCATGGTCAGCGCTGCAGAACCCCGAGGGGTGGCGGGGCTCCGCGAGTCTGCTTCCTGAGGCCCCGCTTACCCCTGCCTTAAGCGGAACCTAAGAGTCTTCAGCGCCGCCCCCAAACGAACGAATGTCCGTTTCGGGGCGGCTAGCGTGCTGCCGCACCCAACTCCCCAGTAACACAGAGGCAGGCACGCGATGAGCAGGACAGTCGGGCACCGGCGCAGGACGAGCCGTACGGCGAAGGTCACGGGCGCGATCGTGGCGGCGGCGGTGATCGGTGGAGCGGCCTTCGCGTTCACCGGGACCGCGCAGGCCAGCTCCGTCGGAGCCGTGTACACGAAGTCCAGTTCCTGGAGCGGTGGTTACACCGGCCAGTACGTCATCACGAACCCCACCGGACAGAGTCAGTCGGACTGGACGCTCCAGTTCGACCTGCCGGCGGGCGTACGGATCGACTCCCTGTGGAACGGGGTCCACACGGTCGACGGGCAGCACGTGACGGTGAAGCCCTCGAGCTGGAACCGGCAGCTGGCCGCGGGGGCCTCCGTCACCGTCGGCTTCGTGACGAGCGGTTCGGGCACCCTGGGCGACCCGACCGGGTGCCGCATCAACGGGCTGAAGTGCTCGGTGGACCAGGGCGCGACGGCCGGCCCGAGCGGACGCCCCACGGTCCGTCCCACCTCCGCGCCGACCGCGGCGCCCACGTCCACGGCCACGGCCACCGCCGCCCCGACCGCGACCTCCGCCCAGCCGACCCGGACCACGTCGCCCGCCCCCACCGCGACCGCCCCGGCCACCCCCGGCGCGCGGTTCGCCCCGTACGTGGACACCTCGCTGTACCCCGCGTACGACCTGGTCGACACCGCGGACAAGACCGGCGTGAAGGAGTTCCACCTCGCCTTCATCACCTCGGGCGGCGGCTGCGCGCCGCTGTGGGGCGGCGTCACGGACCTCGCGAGCGACAAGGTCGCCGCCCAGATCGGTGCCCTGCGGGCCAAGGGCGGCGACGTCCGGGTGTCGTTCGGCGGGGCCGCCGGGCACGAACTGGCCCTGAACTGCGCCACCGTCGACGATCTGGCCGCCGCCTACGGGAAGGTCGTCGACCAGTACCGGCTCACCAAGGTCGACTTCGACATCGAGGGAGCGGCCCTGCCGGACACCGCGGCCAACGCGCGGCGCGCCCAGGCCATCGCCCGGCTGCAGAAGTCGCACCCGGGCCTGGACGTGGCGTTCACCCTGCCCGTGATGCCCGAGGGGCTGACCCAGCCGGGCGTGGCGCTGCTGGCCGACGCGAAGAAGAACGGCGTGCGGATCGACGCCGTCAACATCATGGCGATGGACTACGGGCCCGCGTACAGCGGGGACATGGGGCAGTACGCCATCCAGGCCGCGACGGCCACCCAGGCACAGCTCAAGGGTGTGCTCGGGCTCTCCGACGCGGCGGCGTGGAAGGCCGTCGCCGTCACGCCGATGATCGGCGTGAACGATGTCGCCAGCGAGATCTTCACCGTCGCCGACGCCACGCAGCTCGTGGACTTCGCGGCGGCGAAGGGGATCGGCCGGCTGGCCATGTGGTCCTCGACGCGCGACAAGCAGTGCGCGGCCGGAGCCGTCAACTACGCCGATGCCACGTGCAGTTCGATACTCCAGCAGCCGCTGGCCTTCACCAAGGCGTTCGCGGCGCTGAAGTAGCCGTAAGGGCGCTACGCGAGGACGCCCGCGCGCGCGGCGAGGGTGAGTGCCACCTCGAGTCGCGGCGCGGGCTCCTCCACGGCTCGGGCCGGTGCCAGCAGCGCCGCCACGGCGGCCTCGTCGGCCTTGCGTTCCCGGGCCGTCTCCACGAACCGCTCGACGGCCTCGGTCAGGATCCGCCGCCGCTCGTACGGGACGTCGCGCGACTCCACGGCCAGTTCGAGGAACTCCTCGTGCGAGCCGGCCCACGGCGCGGCGCCGTCCAGGCCGTCCTCCTGCATCTCGTCCGGGTAAGGGATCCGGTGCCACGCGCCGTCCTCCCACCAGTAGACGAAGCCGAAGAGGTTGCCGGCGGCGTCCTCGCGCAAGAGGCCCCACGGCAGCCAGGCGGGGCCGCCCGCGAGGAAGTCGATCTGCCGGCCGCCGACGTGGGTGTGGCTGCCGTCCGGGTCCTGGCCGCAGAAGACCGCGCGCGTCCCGTCGAGCACGGTCAGGCGCCACCAGCCGCCCGCGCCGGTGGAGTGGCACCACACGCCGTCGTCGTCGACGGCGAAGTCGGTCCGGACGGAACAGGCCGCGTCGAGCACGGCCAGGGTCACCGCCCTGGCCCAGAGCAGCTCGGGGCGGTCCAGGTCTTCGGGCAGGCTCGGCTGGTGCATGGTGTGGGTCCCCTCCCGTACGGCCGGGCTGTATGCCGGTCCTGTGGCCCGGTCCTGCGTGCCGGTCCTGTGCGCCGGTCCTGTGCGCCGGACAAGCCTCGCACGGGCCGGTCTCCCCATCGGTCCCGGCCCCGGCTTCGGTCCCGGCTTCCGTCTCGTCCTCCCACTCGGCCGAATTGCCGATGGTCCCGGGGGCACGGCGCCGGGAGTCTGGAACGTAGGGATTCGCCCTGCTTTCTCCGACTTCCTCTGCGGACAGGAGCTGCCCCGTGCTCGTCCTCGACTCCTCTCGTACCGACACCGCGCTCGCGCGGCGTGCCGCCGTGCATTTCGTGCGGGCCAGGTGCCCCTGGGCCGACGTGCACGACGTCCTGCTCGTCGTCAGCGAGCTCCTGGGCAACGCCGTCCGCCACACGGACGACGGCGGCTGGCTGCTGCGCATCGCCTGCCGGCGGCCGGAGGAGCTGGTGGTCGAGGTCTACGACAGCAGCAGCGCCCGCCCCGCGCCGCGCCCGGGGGACCCGGACAACGGCGGCGGATTCGGCTGGGGCATCGTGCAGCAGCTGACCTCGTCGCTGACGGTGCAGCCCCACACGGCAGGGAAGTCCGTACAGGCCGTCTGGCAGCGCAACGCGCCCTCCCTCAGTGCCGGAGCACGCGGCTGACCTGGGCCAGGACCAGGACCGTGTCGTCGGCCGGGACGCTGGGCAGCAGGTTCGCGAGGATGCGGTCGGCCGCTTCCTCCATGGTGCCCCGCGCCTGCCGCAGCTGGTCACGCAGCGCCTCCATGCCCGCTTCGATGTCCCGCCCCCTGGTCTCGATGAGGCCGTCGGTGTACAGGGCCAGGGTGGCCCCCTCCGGAAGGTCCAGCTCCGTCGTCTGGTACGGGAACCCGCCCACGCCCAGCGGCACCCCGGGGGCCTGCGCCACCGTGTCGACAGTGCCGTCCGGGAGGCGCACCAGGAGCGGCGGATGGCCCGCGTTGGCCATGCGGGCGCGCCCGGTCGCGGGGTCGTAGACGAGGTAGAGGCAGGTGGCCAGTTCGATCCCGGCCTCCCGGGCGCAGGCGTCGAGTTCGGCGAGCAGCTCGCCGGGGTCCGCATGGTGCCGGGCCAGTGCCTTGGCGGTGATGCGCAGCCTGCCCATGGCCGCGGCCGCCTTCACCCCGTGCCCCATCACGTCGCCGACGACGAGGGCCACCCGGTCGCCGGGCAGGCTGATCACGTCGTACCAGTCGCCGCCCACCTCGGTGACGTGGCCGGCGGGCAGGTAGCGGTGGGCGACTCGCACGTACGGGCCGG is a genomic window containing:
- a CDS encoding sensor histidine kinase, with amino-acid sequence MDDSTNAATIPMPKRGAGLRTWGGAALHLLVVGLLIGGVPDAAGPLLGAVLLLALTPLAGLLRRRPMVALVLTLLAGALVAGAARDHTPGRLLGFLASDLVVGVIVATRPRRAGIIAVVLVLVVECPAIALLTSGPYDLMSTSLIAFLSLGAVYLTGLVIRERREHTVDLRSKEVSEAVTAERLRIARELHDMVAHSIGVIAIQAGVGSRVIETQPAEARAALRAIEATSRETLSGLRRTLVALRQAQPDAGDGQAPLGPAPGLADLDALVRTTADAGVRVEIRREGAERQLPPDIDLSAYRIVQEALTNVVRHAGTGHCRVTIGHGAEELTLEIVDEGRGTPGGAGRSGFERSGFGITGMRERVGLLQGRFSAGPRPGGGFRVEAALPLPVTAAAAEELR
- a CDS encoding ABC transporter ATP-binding protein, whose amino-acid sequence is MIEVRELTKVHGATAAVDRLSFTAGPGTVTALLGPAGAGKTSALRLILGLDSPTAGTAAVGGVPLRGRPRSPHQVGTLPEQAALPGRSTAAALLKTLARRHGTGSGRVAEVLAETGLAREPRRRVGTYSPAMRQRLRIAAALLGDPPVLLLDEPLAGLDAEGLRWARRLLRAWAAEGRTVVITGERAAEIAGTADRLVVLGRGRLVTTLSAAEFAARHATSRVVVRTPSGAELAAVLTGEGATVVRSGAAGREQLAVTGTTAERVGALAIEHRIVILELDTRPPSPEEALQELTGGL
- a CDS encoding YdeI/OmpD-associated family protein, with the protein product MDEFDGVEIIAFPDAEAFEGWLAEHHTRHEGVWIKVAKKKSGIPSVSDDELVDTGLCYGWISGQRRALDATHYLQRYVPRRPRSLWSQVNVDKVAMLTATGRMREPGLAEVRRAQADGRWAGAYESQKTAAVPPDLAAALEANPAARDAFEALDRTGRYLVALPLLQALTPGTRQVRLDRAVHMLATGERA
- a CDS encoding DUF5997 family protein is translated as MTSHQSTQTMKPATAAKKLGVYLEATPAEFQEGVVSRTELNALQSDPPAWLVELRRNGPHPRPVVAAKLGVSIAGLARGGVTEALTTEQIEALKQEAPDWLERERATQAEVRKEAVRIKEMQAEKAEKAAKNAGS
- a CDS encoding LysR substrate-binding domain-containing protein, with translation MTGSEVPHSFRLAYVPGVTPTKWIRIWNERLPDVPLTLVAVSPTEAFGVLRDGDADAGFVRLPVDRDDLSAIPLYTETTVVVIPKDHLVAAVEEVSTTDLAEEIVLHPLDDTLGWEQLPGRPAIERPATTADAIELVAAGVGVLVVPQSLARLHHRKDLTYRPVTDAPESRVALSWPQEETTDLVEQFIGIVRGRTVNSTRGRPAAAPQPKATAKAKAKAKAKRPDTGGGGTPRKPASGKPAARSPKGGKGGKPRRRS
- a CDS encoding VOC family protein encodes the protein MLSIGTIVMGAADVRRAAEFWGRALGYVPRDGEVADGWTVLVPADGTGPGLALGRSVSPVQEHPRVHLDLYAADAAEQEAEVSRLVSLGARHVDWDSYPEDPDFVVLADPEGNRFCVIDTSHG
- a CDS encoding cellulose binding domain-containing protein, whose product is MSRTVGHRRRTSRTAKVTGAIVAAAVIGGAAFAFTGTAQASSVGAVYTKSSSWSGGYTGQYVITNPTGQSQSDWTLQFDLPAGVRIDSLWNGVHTVDGQHVTVKPSSWNRQLAAGASVTVGFVTSGSGTLGDPTGCRINGLKCSVDQGATAGPSGRPTVRPTSAPTAAPTSTATATAAPTATSAQPTRTTSPAPTATAPATPGARFAPYVDTSLYPAYDLVDTADKTGVKEFHLAFITSGGGCAPLWGGVTDLASDKVAAQIGALRAKGGDVRVSFGGAAGHELALNCATVDDLAAAYGKVVDQYRLTKVDFDIEGAALPDTAANARRAQAIARLQKSHPGLDVAFTLPVMPEGLTQPGVALLADAKKNGVRIDAVNIMAMDYGPAYSGDMGQYAIQAATATQAQLKGVLGLSDAAAWKAVAVTPMIGVNDVASEIFTVADATQLVDFAAAKGIGRLAMWSSTRDKQCAAGAVNYADATCSSILQQPLAFTKAFAALK
- a CDS encoding ATP-binding protein, which produces MLVLDSSRTDTALARRAAVHFVRARCPWADVHDVLLVVSELLGNAVRHTDDGGWLLRIACRRPEELVVEVYDSSSARPAPRPGDPDNGGGFGWGIVQQLTSSLTVQPHTAGKSVQAVWQRNAPSLSAGARG